One Nitrospirota bacterium DNA segment encodes these proteins:
- the tatA gene encoding twin-arginine translocase TatA/TatE family subunit, translating into MFGLGLPELIVILVIVVVIFGANRLPQLGEGLGKAIKGFKKGLSDSNDETGKKENKG; encoded by the coding sequence ATGTTCGGACTTGGATTGCCGGAGCTGATCGTTATCCTGGTTATTGTCGTTGTCATATTCGGCGCGAACCGCCTGCCCCAGCTTGGCGAGGGGCTGGGAAAGGCCATCAAGGGCTTCAAGAAAGGCCTGTCTGACTCGAATGATGAGACCGGCAAGAAAGAGAACAAGGGTTAG
- a CDS encoding molybdenum cofactor guanylyltransferase, whose protein sequence is MNGIVLAGGESRRMGRDKAFLNVAGLPMIEHVIRALRSVARHIIVVTNTPEAYARYDVEVTGDVKDRRGSLVGLYSGLLRSSQDCNIVVACDMPFLNPGLLSYLAGLAEGHDAVVPKLGELVEPLHAVYRRSLLRVIEESISRDQWRIGSVLSGQRTRYVTEEEIDRFDPLRRSFINLNTRKEYEEVTCSDLDCRS, encoded by the coding sequence ATGAACGGAATTGTGCTTGCAGGCGGAGAAAGCCGGCGCATGGGCAGGGACAAGGCCTTCCTCAACGTTGCCGGCCTGCCCATGATCGAGCACGTGATCCGCGCGCTCCGCTCCGTTGCCCGTCACATCATCGTTGTTACCAACACGCCCGAAGCATATGCGCGCTATGACGTTGAAGTGACCGGCGACGTGAAGGACAGGCGCGGTTCGCTCGTCGGGCTGTATTCGGGCCTGCTCCGGTCTTCGCAGGATTGCAACATCGTGGTCGCCTGCGACATGCCTTTCCTGAACCCCGGGCTCCTTTCGTACCTGGCCGGTCTCGCCGAGGGACACGATGCCGTCGTGCCGAAGCTCGGGGAGCTTGTCGAGCCGCTCCACGCCGTGTACCGCCGGAGCCTGCTGCGCGTTATCGAGGAAAGCATCAGCCGCGACCAGTGGAGGATCGGGAGCGTTCTTTCAGGGCAACGGACACGCTACGTTACGGAAGAGGAAATCGACCGCTTCGACCCGCTGCGGCGGTCGTTCATCAATCTGAATACGCGCAAGGAATACGAGGAGGTAACATGTTCGGACTTGGATTGCCGGAGCTGA